In Microbacterium pumilum, the following proteins share a genomic window:
- a CDS encoding glycoside hydrolase family 127 protein — translation MTMTSTTTPATPVVPAGGRLRPLGLDEVRITDGFWAQRQRVNGTATLAHIEHRLESEGWIGNFDRAADGTLPEGRRGREFSDSEIYKYLEAAAWEIGRTGEDALETRFRAVVDRVARAQEPDGYLSTRFGRPGQEPRWSHLEWGHELYCLGHLFQAAVARYRTRPDADDGLIQVARRAADLVCEVFGEGGNESICGHAEVEVGLAELGRALDEPRYTRQAQLFIERHGKHSLADIEFGRSYFQDDIPVRDATILRGHAVRANYLSAGAADVAVDTGDTELLAALQVQWQNTIARRTYITGGQGSHHQDEAFGEDWELPPDRAYSETCAGIGSIMFAWRLLLADGDPQYADLIERTLYNVVATSPNDDGRAFYYANTLHQRVPGTPAEPDETSPRASSSLRAPWFEVSCCPPNVARTLASLDAYVATADEFGVQVHQYASATIRTTLEDGRAVAFDMSTHYPEDGVVRISIVDDAPGEWTLGLRVPAWAHGASVRVTSAGETDTRDAAPGRFDVTRAFRAGDVVELHLPVTPRITWPDPRIDAIRGCVAVERGPEVLALESTDLAPLGVDDVGQIVIVPSAPPSDANGQVSATLRVRTSPSTEWPYGDADASTAGADIPIPLVPYHSWANRGPSTMRVWIPTSQPGARTIES, via the coding sequence ATGACGATGACTTCGACCACCACACCGGCGACCCCCGTGGTTCCCGCGGGCGGCCGCTTGCGGCCCCTCGGACTCGACGAGGTCCGGATCACCGACGGATTCTGGGCTCAGCGTCAGCGCGTGAACGGCACGGCGACGCTGGCGCACATCGAGCACCGGCTCGAGTCCGAGGGCTGGATCGGCAACTTCGATCGCGCCGCCGACGGCACGCTGCCCGAGGGCCGCCGCGGACGGGAGTTCTCGGACTCCGAGATCTACAAGTACCTCGAGGCAGCGGCCTGGGAGATCGGACGCACGGGCGAAGATGCGCTCGAGACCCGGTTCCGAGCGGTCGTCGACCGTGTTGCGCGAGCGCAGGAGCCGGATGGTTATCTGAGCACCCGATTCGGGCGGCCGGGGCAGGAGCCGCGCTGGTCGCACCTCGAGTGGGGACACGAGCTGTACTGTCTCGGCCACCTGTTCCAGGCAGCCGTGGCCCGATACCGCACCCGCCCCGACGCAGACGACGGCCTCATCCAGGTGGCACGGCGGGCCGCCGACCTGGTGTGCGAGGTCTTCGGCGAGGGCGGGAACGAGTCGATCTGCGGTCACGCCGAGGTCGAAGTCGGACTCGCCGAGCTCGGTCGGGCGCTGGATGAGCCGCGCTACACGCGGCAGGCGCAGCTGTTCATCGAGCGTCACGGGAAGCACAGCCTCGCCGACATCGAGTTCGGCCGGTCCTACTTCCAGGACGACATCCCGGTCCGCGATGCGACGATCCTCCGCGGCCACGCGGTCCGCGCGAACTATCTCTCGGCCGGGGCCGCCGACGTCGCCGTCGACACGGGCGACACCGAGCTGCTCGCAGCTCTTCAGGTCCAGTGGCAGAACACGATCGCGCGCCGCACCTACATCACCGGTGGCCAGGGCTCGCACCACCAGGACGAGGCGTTCGGCGAGGACTGGGAGCTGCCGCCGGACCGTGCCTACTCCGAGACGTGCGCCGGCATCGGCTCGATCATGTTCGCATGGCGGCTGCTGCTCGCCGACGGAGATCCGCAGTACGCCGACCTGATCGAGCGGACGCTGTACAACGTCGTGGCGACCTCGCCGAACGACGACGGCCGTGCGTTCTACTACGCGAACACCCTGCACCAGCGCGTACCGGGCACACCGGCCGAGCCCGACGAGACCTCGCCGCGGGCGTCATCGTCGCTGCGCGCGCCGTGGTTCGAGGTCTCGTGCTGCCCACCCAACGTCGCGCGCACGCTGGCGAGCCTCGACGCCTACGTCGCGACGGCCGACGAGTTCGGCGTCCAGGTGCACCAGTATGCGTCTGCCACGATCCGCACCACGCTCGAGGACGGGCGTGCGGTGGCATTCGACATGTCGACGCACTACCCCGAAGACGGCGTCGTCCGCATCTCGATCGTGGACGATGCACCGGGCGAGTGGACCCTCGGCCTGCGCGTGCCGGCGTGGGCCCACGGGGCAAGCGTGCGAGTGACGAGCGCCGGCGAGACGGACACGCGGGATGCCGCGCCCGGCCGGTTCGATGTCACCAGGGCCTTCCGCGCCGGCGACGTGGTCGAGCTGCACCTGCCCGTGACGCCCAGGATCACGTGGCCCGATCCCCGCATCGACGCGATCCGCGGCTGCGTAGCCGTCGAGCGGGGGCCGGAGGTTCTCGCCCTGGAGTCGACGGATCTCGCACCGCTCGGAGTCGACGATGTCGGCCAGATCGTCATCGTGCCCAGCGCTCCGCCGAGCGATGCGAACGGACAGGTCTCCGCGACGCTTCGGGTGCGCACCTCGCCCTCGACCGAGTGGCCCTACGGCGACGCCGACGCGTCGACGGCGGGCGCCGACATCCCGATCCCCCTTGTGCCGTACCACTCGTGGGCCAACCGCGGTCCCTCGACGATGCGCGTCTGGATCCCGACGAGTCAGCCCGGAGCGCGCACAATCGAGTCATGA
- a CDS encoding DUF2834 domain-containing protein has translation MTRHWSPLAFVYLGLAIAGLIGTWWFNVIAIIQLRDYVGDLVTSGAAVSSFTIDLLVAAIAGSIFIIVEARRLRMRFGWLYVVGAAITAFAFTFPLFLSMRQRRLTELARAEE, from the coding sequence ATGACACGGCACTGGAGTCCACTCGCGTTCGTCTACCTCGGTCTCGCGATCGCCGGCTTGATCGGCACGTGGTGGTTCAACGTGATCGCGATCATCCAGCTGCGCGACTATGTCGGCGATCTCGTGACCAGCGGCGCGGCCGTGTCGTCGTTCACGATCGATCTTCTCGTCGCCGCGATCGCCGGGAGCATCTTCATCATCGTCGAGGCGAGGCGGCTGCGGATGCGGTTCGGCTGGCTCTACGTCGTGGGTGCCGCGATCACGGCTTTCGCGTTCACGTTCCCGCTGTTCCTCTCGATGCGGCAACGGCGGCTGACCGAGCTCGCCCGAGCGGAGGAGTGA
- a CDS encoding pyridoxal phosphate-dependent decarboxylase family protein, with protein sequence MHAISPETKATVDEVLDYARRRAVWEDIPLDKPLTPRDLSRLAAGSITAAGIGARRATSLFENVLAPACVTTDHPGYLSFIPSAPTKAAIAFDLVVSASSIYGGSWMEGSGAVFAENEVLHWLAAEFGLPAGAGGVFMQGGTIGNLSALVTARDAARRRNREAGRPDPARWAVVCSAEAHSSITSAAAVMDVDVVAAPPGDDGRLHGGAVARALDENAEAVFAVVATGGTTNFGIVDDIASIAAETKAREVWLHIDGAYGLAAMLVPRMRPAFAGVELADSLIVDPHKWLFAPFDACALIYRDPAGAKLAHTQKAEYLDTLTETADWNPSDLGIQLTRRARGLPLWFSLATHGTDLYRAAIDHGITLAQQIADEITARAGLSLVRDPQLSVVVFRREGWTPADYQRWSDGLLEDQVAFVVPSSHRGETVLRFAIISPLTTYDRLVDILDTLA encoded by the coding sequence ATGCACGCCATCTCGCCCGAGACGAAGGCGACCGTCGACGAGGTGCTCGACTATGCCCGCAGGCGAGCCGTCTGGGAGGACATCCCGCTCGACAAGCCCCTGACTCCACGAGACCTGTCGCGCCTGGCGGCGGGCTCGATCACGGCGGCGGGCATAGGGGCGCGACGCGCGACATCCCTGTTCGAGAACGTCCTCGCACCGGCGTGCGTGACGACCGACCACCCCGGCTACCTGTCGTTCATCCCCTCGGCTCCCACGAAGGCCGCCATCGCGTTCGACCTCGTCGTGTCGGCGTCGTCGATCTACGGCGGTTCGTGGATGGAGGGTTCGGGCGCCGTCTTCGCAGAGAACGAGGTGCTGCACTGGCTTGCGGCCGAGTTCGGCCTTCCGGCGGGCGCCGGCGGCGTCTTCATGCAGGGCGGCACGATCGGCAATCTCTCGGCGCTCGTGACGGCACGGGATGCCGCACGCCGGCGCAATCGCGAGGCGGGCAGACCCGACCCTGCGCGGTGGGCCGTCGTCTGCAGCGCGGAGGCGCACTCGTCGATCACGTCCGCGGCGGCCGTGATGGATGTCGACGTCGTCGCCGCACCGCCCGGCGACGACGGACGCCTGCACGGCGGCGCCGTCGCACGCGCGCTCGATGAGAACGCCGAAGCCGTGTTCGCGGTTGTCGCCACAGGCGGTACCACGAACTTCGGGATCGTCGACGACATCGCCTCGATCGCCGCCGAGACGAAGGCGCGGGAGGTCTGGCTGCACATCGACGGCGCATACGGCCTCGCGGCCATGCTCGTGCCACGGATGCGTCCGGCGTTCGCCGGAGTCGAGCTCGCCGATTCGCTGATCGTCGACCCGCACAAGTGGCTCTTCGCCCCGTTCGACGCCTGCGCCCTCATCTACCGCGATCCGGCCGGGGCGAAGCTCGCGCACACCCAGAAGGCCGAGTACCTCGACACGCTCACCGAGACGGCCGACTGGAACCCGTCGGATCTCGGCATCCAGCTGACTCGCCGCGCCCGCGGCCTGCCGCTGTGGTTCTCGCTCGCCACCCACGGCACCGACCTCTACCGCGCGGCGATCGACCACGGGATCACCCTCGCGCAGCAGATCGCCGACGAGATCACGGCGCGCGCTGGACTGTCGCTGGTGCGCGATCCGCAGCTTTCCGTCGTGGTCTTCCGGCGTGAGGGCTGGACGCCGGCCGACTATCAGCGGTGGTCGGACGGCCTGCTCGAAGACCAGGTGGCCTTCGTCGTGCCGAGCTCGCACCGCGGCGAGACCGTGCTGCGCTTCGCGATCATCAGCCCGCTCACGACGTACGACAGGCTGGTCGACATCCTCGACACGCTGGCGTGA
- a CDS encoding YidH family protein encodes MTRFPRSVYERGTEPDVRFSLANERTFLAWIRTGLALLAGGVALEVLGLDLHPELRFAASLVLVIAGVFTPALAWANRMRTERAMREGMPLPASLLGPMLVVTVTLAGALVLLAVIL; translated from the coding sequence ATGACCCGCTTCCCCCGATCCGTGTACGAACGCGGCACCGAACCGGACGTCCGGTTCAGCCTGGCGAACGAGCGGACCTTCCTCGCGTGGATCCGCACCGGCCTGGCGCTGCTCGCCGGCGGCGTGGCGCTCGAGGTGCTCGGACTCGATCTGCACCCGGAGCTGCGGTTCGCGGCATCCCTCGTGCTGGTCATCGCGGGAGTCTTCACGCCGGCGCTGGCGTGGGCCAACCGGATGCGCACCGAACGTGCCATGCGAGAGGGGATGCCGCTGCCCGCTTCGCTGCTGGGTCCGATGCTCGTCGTCACCGTGACGCTCGCGGGTGCGCTCGTGCTGCTCGCCGTGATCCTGTGA
- a CDS encoding DUF202 domain-containing protein — protein MTQLSPRDPGLQPERTELAWRRTALALAVGSLISLRLFPEALGDPLWAIPGLAGLVAAGALWMTARRRYRQTEAAVTEPDVALPDARALIGLAAVALAVGVVGLGAVLVAAVVG, from the coding sequence GTGACGCAGCTGTCGCCGCGCGACCCCGGCCTGCAGCCCGAACGCACCGAGCTCGCATGGCGCCGCACGGCCCTCGCCCTCGCGGTCGGATCGCTCATCTCGCTGCGGCTGTTTCCCGAAGCACTCGGCGACCCGCTCTGGGCGATTCCCGGACTCGCCGGGCTGGTCGCCGCCGGCGCACTGTGGATGACCGCCCGCCGGCGATACCGGCAGACCGAGGCCGCTGTCACTGAGCCGGATGTCGCGCTGCCCGATGCCCGGGCCCTGATCGGCCTCGCGGCTGTCGCGCTGGCCGTCGGCGTGGTGGGGTTGGGTGCGGTGCTGGTCGCCGCTGTCGTTGGCTGA
- a CDS encoding ribonuclease H produces the protein MAEPLPYIVATDGACQGNPGPAGWAWVAEDGHWAAGSVPQGTNNIGELLGLLRAITDHPEVENLVVQADSMYAINTYRTWMDGHRRRGWKTSTGQPTKNRDLLEELIVARDSRRAAGLPDVVLEHVRGHSGHRLNSWADERAVRAATHAAKGLTSAWSSHFGQERLDVTVAPSGGEDRPTRKR, from the coding sequence GTGGCTGAACCTCTCCCCTACATCGTCGCGACCGACGGCGCGTGCCAAGGCAACCCCGGTCCGGCGGGCTGGGCGTGGGTCGCCGAGGACGGGCACTGGGCTGCGGGCTCAGTGCCGCAGGGCACCAACAACATCGGCGAGCTGCTCGGTCTGCTGCGCGCGATCACCGACCATCCGGAAGTCGAGAACCTGGTCGTGCAGGCGGACTCGATGTACGCGATCAACACGTATCGCACGTGGATGGACGGCCACCGGCGGCGGGGCTGGAAGACATCGACGGGTCAGCCCACGAAGAACCGCGACCTGCTCGAGGAGCTGATCGTGGCCCGCGACTCGCGACGCGCGGCAGGTCTGCCGGATGTCGTGCTCGAGCACGTGCGCGGACACTCCGGCCACCGGCTGAACTCGTGGGCGGATGAGCGCGCGGTCCGCGCCGCGACGCATGCCGCGAAGGGCCTCACCAGCGCGTGGTCGTCGCACTTCGGCCAGGAGCGCCTCGATGTGACGGTCGCGCCGTCCGGTGGGGAGGACCGCCCCACGCGCAAGCGGTGA
- a CDS encoding DUF7144 family membrane protein, which yields MTDTTVTGWAGWGVFASVLLLIAGVFDLVFGFAAIIGPDSTLVITEQGLFAVNVASWGWWHILSGIVLILVAGALYRGMTWARVVAIILVILNAVGQLTLLGAQPWLSLIILTIDILIIYALTVHGRELKARNG from the coding sequence ATGACCGACACCACCGTGACCGGCTGGGCAGGCTGGGGCGTTTTCGCCTCGGTGCTGCTGCTCATCGCCGGCGTCTTCGACCTGGTCTTCGGCTTCGCAGCCATCATCGGGCCCGATTCCACACTCGTGATCACCGAACAAGGGCTGTTCGCGGTCAACGTGGCCTCGTGGGGATGGTGGCACATCCTCTCCGGTATCGTGCTGATCCTCGTGGCCGGTGCGCTGTACCGGGGGATGACGTGGGCTCGCGTCGTCGCGATCATCCTCGTGATCCTCAACGCGGTCGGCCAGCTGACACTCCTCGGCGCGCAGCCGTGGCTGTCGCTGATCATCCTGACGATCGACATCCTGATCATCTACGCGCTGACCGTCCACGGGCGCGAGCTGAAGGCGCGAAACGGCTGA
- the msuE gene encoding FMN reductase gives MTIDTERLAPVVPGTEDGTPRPLRVVGVSGSLHEPSKTTALVAAIIEAVAGHTEIDSRLIELTDLGPSLAGALRREDLPAYVEDALVDIETADLLVVATPVYRASFTGLFKHLFDFVGQYALVGQPVLVAATGGGERHALIIEHQLRPLFGFFQALTLPLGVYASTSDFDGYRLRDDGAIHQRIEQAVNRGLPLVEQAALQRVSPYVSTW, from the coding sequence ATGACCATCGACACCGAACGACTCGCTCCTGTGGTACCCGGGACCGAAGACGGCACCCCGCGTCCACTGCGCGTCGTCGGCGTCTCGGGCTCGCTTCACGAGCCGAGCAAGACGACCGCTCTGGTGGCCGCCATCATCGAGGCGGTTGCCGGCCACACCGAGATCGACTCCCGGCTCATCGAGCTCACCGACCTCGGGCCGTCGCTCGCCGGCGCGCTGCGCCGCGAGGACCTGCCCGCGTACGTCGAGGATGCCCTGGTCGACATCGAGACCGCCGATCTCCTCGTGGTCGCCACTCCCGTCTATCGGGCCTCGTTCACCGGTCTGTTCAAGCACCTCTTCGACTTCGTCGGTCAGTACGCGCTGGTGGGTCAACCCGTCCTCGTGGCGGCGACCGGCGGCGGCGAGCGCCACGCGCTCATCATCGAGCACCAGCTCCGGCCGCTCTTCGGCTTCTTCCAGGCGCTGACCCTTCCGCTGGGCGTCTACGCCAGCACGTCGGACTTCGACGGATACCGCCTGCGCGATGACGGAGCGATCCACCAGCGCATCGAGCAGGCCGTTAACCGCGGCCTGCCGCTGGTCGAGCAGGCCGCCCTGCAGCGCGTGTCGCCGTACGTCTCGACCTGGTAG
- a CDS encoding carboxymuconolactone decarboxylase family protein, whose protein sequence is MGDFFDREGDRAYNRVYKAETPDILRAWVDFDSAVFASQGRDIPLKFRELIALAVGITTQCTYCIDSHAQKAVRAGASEAELAETAWVATAIRAGGGFAHGRLAFKLAEDAIVPVHQH, encoded by the coding sequence ATGGGCGACTTCTTCGACCGCGAGGGCGACCGCGCGTACAACCGCGTGTACAAGGCTGAGACGCCCGACATCCTGCGCGCCTGGGTCGACTTCGACAGTGCCGTGTTCGCCTCGCAAGGACGCGACATCCCGCTGAAGTTCCGTGAGCTGATCGCCCTCGCCGTCGGCATCACGACGCAGTGCACCTACTGCATCGACTCGCACGCGCAGAAGGCTGTCAGGGCCGGGGCCAGCGAGGCCGAGCTCGCCGAGACCGCGTGGGTGGCGACCGCGATCCGTGCCGGCGGCGGGTTCGCGCACGGCAGGCTCGCGTTCAAGCTGGCCGAGGATGCCATCGTGCCGGTGCACCAGCACTGA
- a CDS encoding FAD-binding oxidoreductase: protein MTLVELPALVDTDAAALLSATTDRSGWPGAAPPRGVVRARDVGDVRDVLAWANATGTSVIARGGGSGLAGAAAGVDGAVVLDLSGLDRILAIDPDEQLARVEPGVITADLDAAAAAHGLMYAPDPGSVSISTIGGNIATNAGGLRGAKYGVTRDHVLALDVVLADGTQVHVGRDTIKGVTGYDLVGLFTGSEGTLGVIVGATVRLLPRPARTATLSAYFSDIETAAHAVSAITRSGARPAVLEIVDGQTLGAIDAVEGTDLRVRGEAFLLVQTDGFGAEEELAVIAAALAPFAALVETATDAAASDRLLFARRRALPALEAIGRPLIEDVAVPRSRLAEAVRRIRAIAEEENVRIFVFGHAGDGNLHPIIVTESEPAGAPIPAAAQRAADRIFALALELGGTITAEHGVGRLKREWAARELGADVHALQTRIRDLFDPRGILNPGSSL, encoded by the coding sequence ATGACCCTGGTCGAGCTGCCCGCGCTCGTCGACACGGATGCCGCCGCACTCCTCTCCGCGACGACCGACCGGTCGGGCTGGCCGGGTGCCGCTCCTCCCCGCGGGGTCGTGCGGGCTCGAGATGTCGGCGACGTGAGGGATGTGCTCGCCTGGGCGAACGCGACCGGCACATCCGTGATCGCCCGGGGCGGCGGGTCCGGCCTCGCCGGCGCTGCAGCGGGAGTGGACGGTGCCGTGGTGCTCGATCTGTCCGGTCTGGACCGTATCCTCGCCATCGATCCCGACGAGCAGCTGGCACGCGTCGAGCCCGGCGTCATCACCGCCGACCTCGATGCGGCCGCGGCCGCGCACGGCCTGATGTACGCACCCGACCCGGGGAGCGTCAGCATCTCCACGATCGGCGGCAACATCGCGACCAACGCCGGCGGGCTGCGCGGCGCGAAGTACGGCGTCACGCGAGACCATGTGCTCGCGCTGGACGTGGTGCTCGCCGACGGCACGCAGGTGCACGTCGGGCGCGACACGATCAAGGGCGTGACAGGTTACGACCTCGTCGGACTCTTCACCGGCTCGGAGGGAACCCTCGGCGTGATCGTCGGCGCCACCGTGCGTCTGCTGCCGCGGCCGGCACGGACCGCCACCCTCTCGGCCTACTTCAGCGACATCGAGACCGCAGCTCACGCCGTCTCGGCGATCACCCGCTCGGGTGCGCGGCCGGCGGTGCTCGAGATCGTCGACGGACAGACACTCGGCGCGATCGACGCCGTCGAGGGCACCGACCTGCGCGTCCGTGGTGAGGCCTTCCTGCTGGTGCAGACGGATGGTTTCGGCGCGGAGGAGGAGCTCGCGGTGATCGCCGCGGCGCTCGCGCCGTTCGCGGCACTGGTGGAGACGGCGACGGATGCCGCAGCATCCGATCGTCTGCTCTTCGCGCGCCGGCGCGCCCTGCCGGCGCTCGAGGCCATCGGGCGCCCGCTCATCGAGGACGTCGCCGTGCCCCGCTCGCGGCTCGCCGAGGCGGTGCGTCGCATCCGTGCGATCGCCGAAGAGGAGAACGTGCGGATCTTCGTGTTCGGGCATGCCGGAGACGGCAACCTCCACCCGATCATCGTGACCGAGTCCGAGCCTGCGGGCGCGCCGATTCCGGCGGCGGCCCAGCGCGCGGCCGACCGCATCTTCGCGCTGGCGCTCGAACTCGGAGGCACGATCACGGCCGAGCACGGCGTCGGACGCCTCAAGCGCGAGTGGGCGGCGCGAGAGCTCGGGGCCGACGTCCATGCCCTGCAGACCCGTATCCGCGACCTGTTCGACCCGCGCGGCATCCTGAACCCCGGCAGCAGCCTCTAG
- a CDS encoding ketopantoate reductase family protein, translating into MSRYIVIGAGAVGALLAAQWTLARVPAVLVARGEALEVIARDGVRVRRPEGDDVVEVDVVGSIAEARPTLSDTVVLAVKSQDAEAAIATIAWVPLDDGRGVVADLPILTLQNGLAAEDIALRRFDRVIGVSIGIPASHLEPGVIVSPARPVIGVAWIGGYPASLPSEEERHRAAFASALFGAYIEPDIAAAKRRKLIGNLRNVVGVFSATLEDAELAERLLADEARTVFADAGLTVAPPSRDASPLIIGDVPGHEPGHLSTWQSFARGSSSEVDYLSGEIALIARRHELEAPLNAAVARELGALAARGGRPGEVGLPPEFASGVPARTRSAVRA; encoded by the coding sequence ATGAGCCGTTACATCGTGATCGGAGCGGGCGCCGTAGGCGCCCTGCTCGCCGCCCAGTGGACCCTCGCGCGCGTGCCCGCCGTGCTGGTCGCCCGTGGCGAGGCGCTCGAGGTGATCGCGCGCGACGGAGTGCGGGTGCGGCGCCCCGAGGGCGACGACGTGGTCGAGGTGGATGTCGTCGGCTCGATCGCCGAGGCACGGCCGACGCTGTCGGACACCGTTGTGCTGGCGGTGAAGTCGCAGGACGCAGAAGCGGCGATCGCCACGATCGCCTGGGTGCCGCTGGACGACGGTCGCGGCGTCGTCGCGGATCTGCCGATCCTCACCCTGCAGAACGGCCTCGCCGCCGAAGACATCGCCCTGCGGCGGTTCGACCGGGTGATCGGAGTCTCGATCGGCATTCCGGCGAGCCATCTCGAACCCGGGGTGATCGTCTCCCCGGCGCGGCCGGTGATCGGGGTCGCGTGGATCGGCGGGTACCCCGCATCCCTGCCGAGCGAGGAGGAGCGCCACCGGGCGGCGTTCGCGAGTGCACTGTTCGGGGCGTACATCGAGCCCGACATCGCGGCCGCCAAGCGCCGCAAGCTCATCGGCAACCTGCGGAACGTCGTCGGCGTGTTCTCCGCGACGCTCGAGGACGCCGAGCTCGCCGAGCGACTGCTGGCGGATGAAGCGCGCACCGTCTTCGCCGACGCCGGGCTCACGGTGGCGCCGCCCTCGCGCGACGCGTCGCCGCTCATCATCGGCGATGTTCCAGGACACGAACCCGGGCATCTGTCGACGTGGCAGAGCTTCGCGCGCGGGTCGTCCAGCGAGGTCGACTACCTGAGCGGCGAGATCGCGCTCATCGCCCGCCGGCACGAGCTCGAGGCCCCCCTGAACGCTGCAGTGGCGCGCGAGCTCGGCGCGCTCGCCGCTCGCGGCGGCCGACCCGGCGAGGTCGGCCTCCCTCCGGAGTTCGCCTCCGGTGTGCCGGCCCGCACCCGCTCCGCGGTGCGCGCATGA
- a CDS encoding ABC transporter ATP-binding protein → MTEPLIDIRGLEVDYRRDGRTSHALRGIDLTVSPGERVAIVGESGSGKSTAALALVGLLPHVGHVVGGSAKVAGVELAGASEKVARGIRGRVAGLVPQDPTVSLNPTQRIGHQVGEAVKLRGVPRPLVDAAVIEVLEQAGIEDPVARARQYPHELSGGLRQRVLIAIALAGQPDVIVADEPTSALDVTVQRRILDHLDRLVRERGIALVIITHDLGVAADRADRVVVMREGKVVEHGPSLEVLAAPRTEYTRSLVAAAPGLTTPVPPPPTSGDTAVLVRWEDVTKDFALPAGGAHTTLRAVDGVTLEARAGRTLAIVGESGSGKTTLLRIALGVEAPTSGRVVFDGVPISTLSRRAARPLRRRFQLVQQNPFSSLDPRFAVGRSVAEPLVAFGIGNRTSRRARVAELLDLVGLPSDAATRRPDELSGGQRQRVAIARALAIEPELIYLDEPVSALDVSVQDQVLRLLARLQTDLGVGYVLVSHDLGVVAQVAHDVAVVRRGKVVEQGPAERILAAPSHDYTKELLAAVPGRALRVAVA, encoded by the coding sequence ATGACCGAGCCGCTCATCGACATCCGGGGCCTCGAGGTCGACTACCGCCGCGACGGCCGCACATCGCACGCGCTCCGCGGGATCGACCTCACGGTGAGCCCGGGCGAACGCGTCGCGATCGTCGGCGAGTCCGGATCCGGCAAGAGCACCGCGGCGCTGGCACTCGTCGGCCTGCTCCCGCACGTCGGGCACGTCGTGGGCGGTTCGGCGAAAGTGGCCGGGGTGGAACTGGCCGGGGCGAGCGAGAAGGTGGCTCGCGGCATCCGCGGGCGCGTCGCGGGTCTCGTCCCGCAGGATCCTACTGTTTCGCTCAACCCGACGCAGCGTATCGGGCATCAGGTCGGCGAAGCGGTCAAGCTGCGCGGGGTTCCGCGGCCACTCGTCGACGCCGCCGTGATCGAGGTGCTCGAGCAGGCGGGCATCGAAGATCCGGTCGCCCGGGCCAGGCAGTATCCGCACGAGCTGTCGGGCGGACTCCGCCAGCGCGTGCTCATCGCGATCGCGCTGGCCGGCCAGCCGGATGTGATCGTCGCCGACGAGCCGACGAGCGCACTCGACGTCACCGTGCAGCGCCGCATCCTCGACCATCTCGACCGCCTCGTACGCGAGCGGGGGATCGCGCTCGTGATCATCACGCACGACCTCGGCGTCGCCGCCGACCGCGCGGACCGGGTCGTCGTGATGCGGGAGGGCAAGGTCGTGGAGCACGGCCCGTCGCTCGAGGTGCTCGCCGCCCCGCGGACCGAGTACACCCGCAGTCTGGTCGCGGCCGCGCCGGGTCTGACGACCCCCGTGCCACCGCCGCCGACCTCGGGCGACACGGCCGTGCTGGTGCGCTGGGAGGACGTCACCAAGGACTTCGCGCTTCCCGCGGGAGGGGCGCACACGACGCTCCGCGCCGTGGACGGGGTCACACTCGAGGCGCGGGCCGGCCGCACACTGGCGATCGTCGGCGAATCCGGCTCGGGCAAGACGACCCTGCTGCGTATCGCGCTCGGTGTCGAGGCGCCGACCAGCGGTCGAGTGGTGTTCGACGGCGTGCCCATCTCGACGCTCAGCCGCCGGGCGGCACGTCCGCTGCGGCGTCGTTTCCAGCTCGTGCAGCAGAATCCGTTCTCGTCTCTCGACCCGCGGTTCGCGGTCGGCCGCAGCGTCGCCGAGCCGCTCGTCGCCTTCGGGATCGGCAATCGAACCTCTCGGCGCGCCCGGGTCGCAGAGCTGCTCGACCTGGTGGGACTGCCGTCGGATGCCGCGACCCGGCGACCCGACGAGCTCTCGGGCGGGCAGCGCCAGCGCGTGGCGATCGCCCGGGCGCTCGCGATCGAGCCCGAGCTGATCTACCTCGACGAGCCCGTGTCGGCCCTCGACGTGTCGGTGCAGGACCAGGTGCTGCGCCTGCTGGCGCGCCTCCAGACTGACCTCGGCGTCGGCTACGTGCTCGTCTCGCACGACCTCGGCGTCGTGGCCCAGGTGGCGCATGACGTCGCCGTCGTCCGTCGCGGCAAGGTCGTCGAACAGGGACCCGCCGAGCGCATCCTCGCCGCGCCATCGCATGACTACACGAAGGAGCTGCTCGCCGCCGTGCCCGGCCGAGCGCTGAGAGTGGCCGTCGCATGA